From Aspergillus chevalieri M1 DNA, chromosome 4, nearly complete sequence, a single genomic window includes:
- a CDS encoding uncharacterized protein (COG:S;~EggNog:ENOG410PHFS), whose protein sequence is MAATRTSSRQAAQKAKEAITGTAEPKSQGTTGTKRKGATEKAPESKKGKKGDKEPKKGPGENKEEVDQKAKEEEPPKPSHNEERVKEEEKEAKEEAKEEKKDEGEPSKAGAEAEGKSAEDEKPSDRIEAGVRKSQEREEIVPSNILEKGIIYFFYRPRVNVEEPHSMKEVARSFVVLRPTPIGATIDGKQGSLEPGASCRLIVLPKKKFPTSARERDMAFVEKGGQSMRELKESFISGGKYETSTRGERTVEEARPYAEGVYAITSTKRASHLAYIITIPDELGSVQEDFGLRGRGSWIVQAKNPKFPGPASAQLPKKPEYPEEIHEKFADYRWVPLEPVFINYPNAQFLMIGEAQDELGKAAIAEPGGKKENQEQPGEELEKLEHENEERIEALQGDATVYQDLGLDAKNYPQVPTTWDDHS, encoded by the exons ATGGCTGCAACGCGAACTTCGTCCCGCCAGGCCGCCCagaaggccaaggaagcGATTACAGGCACTGCGGAGCCTAAGAGTCAAGGTACCACTGGCACCAAGCGCAAGGGAGCTACGGAAAAAGCTCCGGAATcgaagaagggaaagaagggTGATAAAGAACCGAAGAAGGGACCGGGGGAGAACAAAGAAGAAGTAGACCAGAAAGCGAAGGAAGAGGAGCCTCCTAAGCCATCTCATAACGAGGAGAGAGtaaaggaagaggagaaggaggcgaAAGAAGAGGcgaaagaggagaagaaggatgaaggAGAACCAAGCAAGGCCGGTGCAG AAGCAGAGGGGAAGTCCGCTGAAGACGAGAAGCCATCTGATAGGATTGAAGCCGGTGTTAGAAAATCGCAAGAGCGAGAAGAAATCGTGCCGTCAAACATCCTCGAAAAAGGAATCATTTACTTCTTTTATCGTCCGCGCGTCAATGTTGAAGAGCCACACAGTATGAAAGAAGTCGCCCGAAGTTTCGTCGTTTTGCGCCCAACACCGATAGGAGCAACAATTGATGGGAAGCAAGGCTCGCTTGAGCCTGGTGCGAGCTGTCGCTTGATCGTCCTTCCTAAGAAGAAATTCCCAACATCAGCTAGAGAACGGGATATGGCATTCGTGGAGAAGGGAGGACAGTCTATGAGAGAGTTGAAAGAAAGCTTCATTTCTGGGGGCAAGTACGAAACCTCGACACGAGGCGAGCGCACGGTTGAAGAGGCCAGACCATATGCTGAAGGAGTATATGCCATCACTTCGACGAAGCGGGCCTCACATCTTGCCTACATCATTACTATACCCGACGAACTCGGCTCGGTACAGGAGGACTTTGGTCTTCGCGGACGTGGTAGCTGGATCGTGCAGGCCAAGAACCCTAAATTCCCCGGTCCAGCTAGCGCACAGCTTCCCAAGAAACCAGAATATCCTGAGGA AATCCACGAGAAATTCGCCGATTATCGATGGGTGCCACTGGAGCCCGTGTTCATCAATTATCCCAACGCACAATTTCTCATGATCGGTGAAGCCCAAGATGAACTTGGAAAGGCTGCTATTGCGGAGCCTGgtggaaagaaagaaaaccaaGAACAACCGGGCGAGGAATTGGAGAAGCTTGAGCACGAGAATGAAGAGCGAATTGAAGCTCTGCAGG GTGATGCTACTGTTTATCAAGATCTAGGATTGGATGCGAAGAATTATCCCCAAGTGCCGACTACTTGGGATGATCATTCCTAG
- a CDS encoding coatomer subunit alpha (BUSCO:EOG0926074Y;~COG:U;~EggNog:ENOG410PH6I;~InterPro:IPR001680,IPR036322,IPR019775,IPR015943, IPR010714,IPR016391,IPR006692,IPR020472,IPR011044, IPR017986;~PFAM:PF00400,PF06957,PF04053;~go_component: GO:0030117 - membrane coat [Evidence IEA];~go_component: GO:0030126 - COPI vesicle coat [Evidence IEA];~go_function: GO:0005198 - structural molecule activity [Evidence IEA];~go_function: GO:0005515 - protein binding [Evidence IEA];~go_process: GO:0006886 - intracellular protein transport [Evidence IEA];~go_process: GO:0016192 - vesicle-mediated transport [Evidence IEA]), producing the protein MQSSPNMLTKFESKSSRAKGIAFHPKRPWILVSLHSSTIQLWDYRMGTLIDRFEEHDGPVRGIDFHPTQPLFVSGGDDYKIKVWSYQTRRCLFTLNGHLDYVRTVFFHHELPWIVSASDDQTIRIWNWQNRSLICTMTGHNHYVMCAQFHPTEDLIASASLDQSVRIWDISGLRKKHSAPTSISLEDQIARANNNQADMFGNTDAIVKFVLEGHDRGVNWVSFHPTLPLIVSAGDDRLIKLWRMSETKAWEVDTCRGHFQNASACLFHPHQDLILSVGEDKTIRVWDLNKRTSVQSFKRDMDRFWVIAAHPEINLFAAGHDTGVMVFKLERERPASTVYQNQLFYITKEKNVKSYDFQKNIESPPMLSLRKLGSAWVPPRTVSYNPAERAILVTSPTDNGTYELIHLPRDATGAVEPTDVKRGPGSSAVFVARNRFAVFSAAAQQVDIKDLSNATTKSIKPPAGTTDIYFGGTGCLLFITPTSVVLFDIQAKKQLAELAVSGVKYVVWSNDGLYAALLSKHNVTIVTKTLEQVSSLHETIRIKSAAWDDAGVLLYSTLNHVKYSLLNGDNGIIRTLDQTVYLVKVKGRNVYCLDRNAKPKVLEIDPTEYRFKLALVKRNYDEMLQIIKTSSLVGQSIISYLQKKGYPEIALQFVQDPQTRFELALECGNLEVAVEMAKELDRPNLWSRLGVEALAHGNHQTVEMTYQKQRHFDKLSFLYLSTGDSDKLGRMAKIAEHRGDFTSRFQNALYRGDVEDRIQMFKEVDLYPLAYLTAKANGLTEEAESILEACGLAEGQISLPTLEEPIRVAQPVVSTFKSNWPVKAAAHSSFEKALLGEVGLDEEVEADGLQPEEEEEEAGLARETLEDEDDDVDGWDMGEEINVEEDADFVNVESAETGAGSTEADLWTRNSPLAADHVAAGSFESAMQLLNRQVGAVHFAPLKGRFLEVYKTSKTYLPATTGLPHLVNYVRRTVEETDIRKLLPVIPRDLETIANADLQEGYAAMRANKLEDGVQIFRRILHAVLVNAVSSEAEVEQAKKIIATAREYILAMSIELERRSLDTESPENLKRSLELSAYFTIPKLEVAHRQLALMAAMKFAFANKNYSSALSFANRMLANGGSPKLLDQARKIKPQCERNPQDKIDIEFDQFAEFDICAASHTPIYGGSPSVSDPFTGAKYHEQYKGTVCRISNVTEIGAPASGLRLFVPGQY; encoded by the exons ATGCAGTCCTCCCCAAACATGCTCACCAAG TTTGAGTCAAAATCATCCCGGGCAAAAGGAATTGCCTTTCATCCTAAACG GCCATGGATCCTCGTCTCGCTTCATTCTTCGACAATTCAGCTATGGGACTATCGCATGGGTACCCTGATCGATCGATTCGAAGAACACGATGGCCCCGTTCGCGGCATTGACTTTCACCCGACGCAGCCCCTCTTCGTCTCCGGAGGTGACGACTATAAGATCAAGGTGTGGAGCTACCAGACACGGAGATGTTTGTTCACATTGAATGGACATCTGGATTACGTGCGGACAGTATTCTTCCACCATGAACTTCCCTGGATCGTGTCTGCCTCCGACGATCAAACAATCCGGATATGGAACTGGCAGAACAGGTCGTTGA TCTGCACAATGACAGGTCACAACCACTATGTGATGTGCGCGCAGTTTCACCCTACTGAGGACTTGATTGCCTCCGCCTCGCTCGATCAGTCCGTCCGTATCTGGGACATTTCAGGATTGCGGAAGAAGCACTCGGCCCCGACCTCGATTTCCCTCGAAGACCAAATAGCCCGTGCCAATAACAACCAGGCTGATATGTTCGGAAATACGGATGCGATTGTCAAGTTTGTTCTGGAGGGTCACGATCGAGGTGTGAACTGGGTGTCCTTCCACCCAACACTGCCTCTCATTGTTTCGGCTGGTGATGACCGTCTCATCAAGCTCTGGAGAATGAGCG AAACCAAGGCATGGGAAGTTGATACCTGCCGCGGCCATTTCCAAAACGCATCGGCCTGTCTGTTCCACCCCCACCAGGACCTGATTCTCTCCGTCGGCGAAGACAAGACGATTCGAGTATGGGATTTGAACAAAAGGACATCGGTACAGTCTTTCAAGCGCGATATGGACAGATTCTGGGTGATCGCGGCCCACCCCGAGATCAACCTCTTCGCGGCTGGCCACGACACCGGTGTCATGGTCTTCAAGCTGGAGAGGGAAAGGCCCGCGTCGACCGTGTATCAGAACCAGCTCTTCTATATCACCAAAGAGAAGAACGTCAAGTCGTACGACTTCCAGAAGAACATTGAGTCCCCGCCCATGCTGTCGCTGCGAAAGCTTGGCTCCGCTTGGGTTCCCCCGCGGACGGTTTCCTACAACCCCGCTGAACGAGCCATTCTCGTCACCTCGCCAACTGATAATGGAACTTACGAATTGATTCACCTCCCGAGAGACGCCACTGGGGCCGTCGAGCCGACCGACGTGAAGCGTGGTCCTGGATCGTCTGCCGTCTTTGTCGCACGCAATCGATTCGCCGTCTTCAGTGCTGCCGCCCAGCAAGTTGATATCAAGGATCTCAGCAACGCCACTACCAAGAGCATTAAGCCACCGGCCGGGACGACCGATATCTACTTTGGTGGCACCGGATGCCTGCTCTTCATCACCCCTACCTCTGTTGTCCTCTTCGACATCCAGGCCAAGAAGCAGTTGGCGGAGCTGGCCGTGAGCGGTGTTAAATACGTCGTTTGGTCTAACGATGGTCTCTACGCAGCACTCCTCAGCAAGCACAATGTCACTATTGTCACCAAGACCTTGGAACAGGTGAGCAGCTTGCATGAGACCATTCGTATCAAGAGTGCCGCTTGGGACGACGCTGGCGTGCTCCTGTACTCCACACTGAACCACGTCAAGTATTCTCTTCTGAACGG CGATAACGGTATCATCCGTACCCTTGACCAGACCGTCTACCTTGTCAAGGTCAAGGGACGCAACGTCTACTGCCTTGACCGAAACGCTAAGCCCAAAGTTCTGGAGATCGACCCCACCGAGTACCGTTTCAAGCTTGCCCTGGTCAAGAGGAACTACGACGAAATGCTCCAGATCATCAAGACCTCCAGCTTGGTTGGTCAGAGCATTATCTCCTATCTCCAGAAGAAGGGCTATCCGGAGATTGCCTTGCAATTCGTTCAGGATCCCCAGACCCGCTTCGAGCTTGCGCTTGAATGTGGTAACCTCGAAGTCGCTGTGGAGATGGCCAAGGAATTGGATCGCCCCAACCTGTGGAGCAGACTCGGTGTTGAGGCTCTGGCCCATGGCAACCACCAAACGGTGGAGATGACCTACCAGAAGCAGCGTCATTTCGACAAACTTTCCTTCCTCTACCTGTCGACAGGTGACTCCGACAAGCTGGGCAGAATGGCCAAGATTGCTGAGCACCGTGGCGATTTCACATCACGCTTCCAGAATGCCCTCTATCGCGGTGACGTTGAAGACAGAATCCAGATGTTCAAGGAAGTGGATCTGTACCCTCTCGCCTACCTCACTGCCAAGGCGAACGGCTTGACTGAGGAGGCTGAATCCATTCTCGAGGCCTGCGGTCTCGCTGAAGGTCAGATCTCCCTTCCGACCCTCGAAGAACCTATCCGTGTTGCACAGCCCGTCGTGTCCACCTTCAAATCAAATTGGCCCGTCAAGGCTGCGGCTCACTCTTCCTTTGAAAAGGCGCTTCTAGGTGAAGTTGGTCTGGACGAGGAGGTCGAAGCCGACGGGTTGCAgcccgaggaggaagaggaagaggctgGCCTCGCTCGCGAGACccttgaggatgaggatgatgatgtcgaCGGTTGGGATATGGGTGAGGAGATCAACGTCGAAGAAGACGCTGACTTTGTCAATGTGGAGAGTGCGGAGACTGGAGCAGGCAGCACCGAGGCTGACCTTTGGACTCGTAACTCCCCATTGGCTGCCGACCATGTCGCTGCCGGCTCTTTCGAGTCTGCTATGCAGCTTCTCAACCGCCAAGTGGGTGCCGTGCACTTTGCTCCTCTGAAGGGTCGATTCCTCGAAGTCTACAAGACATCCAAGACATATCTGCCTGCCACCACCGGTCTGCCCCACTTGGTCAACTATGTGCGACGGACTGTTGAAGAAACAGATATCCGGAAACTCCTTCCTGTCATCCCAAGGGACTTGGAGACCATTGCCAACGCGGACTTACAGGAAGGATATGCGGCTATGAGGGCCAACAAGTTAGAGGATGGTGTCCAAATCTTCCGGAGAATTCTGCACGCTGTCTTGGTCAACGCTGTCTCTTCCGAAGCTGAAGTTGAgcaagcgaagaagatcaTTGCAACCGCCCGAGAGTACATTCTTGCGATGTCTATCGAGTTGGAACGTCGATCCCTCGACACCGAATCTCCTGAGAATCTCAAGCGAAGCCTTGAGCTTTCCGCATACTTTACCATTCCCAAGCTGGAGGTTGCCCACCGACAGCTTGCACTTATGGCAGCAATGAAGTTTGCCTTCGCCAACAAGAACTACTCGTCCGCTCTCAGCTTTGCCAACCGTATGCTGGCCAACGGAGGCTCCCCTAAGCTTTTGGACCAG GCCCGGAAGATCAAGCCCCAGTGCGAACGCAACCCCCAGGACAAGATCGACATCGAATTCGACCAGTTCGCCGAATTCGACATCTGCGCAGCCTCGCACACACCTATCTACGGTGGCTCCCCGAGCGTGTCGGACCCCTTTACTGGCGCCAAGTATCATGAGCAGTACAAGGGCACCGTGTGCAGGATATCCAATGTGACTGAGATCGGGGCACCGGCCAGCGGACTGCGGTTGTTCGTCCCCGGCCAGTActga
- a CDS encoding flavin-linked sulfhydryl oxidase (COG:O;~EggNog:ENOG410PP4X;~InterPro:IPR036774,IPR017905,IPR039799;~PFAM:PF04777;~go_function: GO:0016971 - flavin-linked sulfhydryl oxidase activity [Evidence IEA];~go_function: GO:0016972 - thiol oxidase activity [Evidence IEA];~go_process: GO:0055114 - oxidation-reduction process [Evidence IEA]), with amino-acid sequence MPEPTRDEQTSEANLPKGVVLDKDGKPCRTCTSAASWRALSKQAAQSNSNSQDKPQSSTSPASFPLAQSITSAASTSTLPSSSYPASDNQCPPDVEALGHSTWTLLHSLAAAYPTRATPEKQDEMRTFLNVFSKLYPCWVCADDFRNWMAEPSGRNRPRLGGRSEFGWWMCEAHNEVNRKLGKKEFDCRFWEERWRTGWKDGRCD; translated from the exons ATGCCAGAACCAACGAGAGACGAACAAACCTCCGAGGCCAACCTGCCCAAGGGCGTTGTGCTTGACAAGGACGGCAAACC ATGCCGCACCTGCACATCCGCCGCCTCATGGCGAGCCCTCTCCAAGCAAGCAGCGCAGTCCAACTCTAACTCCCAAGACAAACCCCaatcctccacctccccaGCATCATTCCCCCTCGCCCAATCAATCACCTCCGCCGCATCAACCAGCaccctcccctcctcttcatacCCTGCCTCCGACAACCAATGCCCACCAGACGTGGAAGCCCTCGGCCACTCAACCTGGACCCTCCTCCACTCTCTCGCAGCCGCATACCCCACGCGCGCTACCCCGGAGAAACAAGACGAAATGCGCACGTTCCTGAATGTCTTCTCGAAGCTGTATCCTTGCTGGGTATGTGCGGATGACTTCCGGAATTGGATGGCGGAGCCTAGTGGGAGGAATCGGCCGAGGTTGGGGGGCAGGAGTGAGTTTGGGTGGTGGATGTGTGAGGCGCATAATGAGGTGAATCGGAAGCTGGGGAAGAAGGAGTTTGATTGTCGGTTTTGGGAGGAGAGGTGGAGGACGGGGTGGAAGGATGGgaggtgtgattga
- a CDS encoding putative transcriptional regulator (COG:K;~EggNog:ENOG410PR9K;~InterPro:IPR037647), with protein MPPRKALLDSDSDPDQPLTSSRPSDKQLAKALRDVVANTFKSGKVEELTVKRMRLAAEKALGIEEGFFRADSVWKARSDQIIKDEVTALDRDSQEPEEREEKQEANFKEESLAPAPKPAKPKAQPKKSTPTPRKRQKTATPQPENDEDEASDYKEEEQEEKEVKKLARKRKATPQKTQQRTTTSKDIVEGDSDSEEKQAFQPSKDKEEKQDASESEMSVVLDEEPEPSRKRQKSSEAPKGKRTTTTKKKAAPKAKDADQDPDQAEIKRLQGWLIKCGIRKFWSKELAPYDTSKAKIKHLKEMLADAGMKGRYSLEKAKQIREERELKADLEMVQEGAKQWGTGSPEAEEASDSVPRRRRLNRGRQSLAFLDDEDGEETD; from the exons ATGCCCCCGCGAAAAGCGCTCCTAGACTCCGACTCCGATCCCGACCAACCCCTCACATCCTCCCGTCCCTCTGATAAACAGCTAGCAAAAGCGCTACGCGATGTCGTCGCAAATACCTTCAAGTCAGGCAAGGTGGAGGAATTGACGGTCAAGCGCATGCGACTTGCGGCGGAGAAGGCTTTGGGTATTGAGGAGGGGTTCTTTAGGGCTGATAGTGTGTGGAAGGCGAGGAGTGATCAGATTATTAAAGATGAAGTG ACGGCACTCGATCGAGATTCACAGGAGCCAGAAGAACGGGAAGAAAAGCAGGAAGCAAATTTTAAGGAAGAATCTCTTGCACCCGCACCGAAACCTGCGAAGCCGAAAGCACAACCAAAGAAAAGCACCCCGACCCCACGAAAGCGTCAGAAAACAGCTACTCCACAGCCTGAGaatgacgaagacgaggcCTCGGATTACAAAGAAGAGGAgcaagaggaaaaagaagtgAAAAAGCTGgcaaggaagaggaaggcaACACCGCAGAAAACTCAACAAAGAACTACTACCTCAAAGGATATCGTAGAAGGTGATTCTGATTCTGAAGAGAAACAAGCCTTCCAGCCTTCGAAAGACAAAGAGGAGAAGCAAGACGCCTCGGAAAGTGAAATGTCCGTCGTGCTCGATGAGGAACCTGAGCCTAGTCGCAAGCGACAGAAGAGCTCTGAAGCACCCAAGGGGaagagaaccacgacgacaaAGAAAAAGGCGGCACCCAAGGCAAAGGACGCGGACCAGGACCCCGACCAGGCAGAGATCAAACGCTTGCAAGGTTGGCTCATCAAATGTGGTATCCGCAAATTCTGGTCAAAGGAGCTGGCACCGTACGACACATCAAAGGCAAAGATCAAACACCTCAAGGAAATGTTGGCGGATGCGGGAATGAAGGGACGGTACTCTCTAGAGAAAGCCAAACAGATTCGCGAAGAGCGGGAACTCAAAGCGGATCTCGAGATGGTCCAGGAGGGCGCGAAACAATGGGGTACAGGCAGTccggaggcggaggaagcAAGTGATAGCGTACCACGGCGACGGAGACTGAATCGAGGACGCCAAAGCCTTGCATTTTTGGACGACGAAGATGGCGAGGAAACCGATTAA
- a CDS encoding DUF5310 domain-containing protein (COG:S;~EggNog:ENOG410PU1M;~InterPro:IPR035195;~PFAM:PF17237;~TransMembrane:1 (o27-45i)): MANLPNLRRLFVEARSEAEENEYSRTAFYNLVLFISSVAVFSLTAQRMSGAKSGK; encoded by the exons ATG GCCAATCTGCCCAATCTACGCCGGCTGTTCGTCGAGGCCCGCTCCGAGGCCGAGGAGAACGAGTACTCACGGACCGCT TTCTATAATCTGGTCCTCTTCATCTCTTCCGTTGCCGTCTTCAGTCTGACGGCACAACGAATGAGCGGAGCCAAATCGGGCAAATAA
- the APL2 gene encoding putative AP-1 adaptor complex subunit beta (COG:U;~EggNog:ENOG410PFBW;~InterPro:IPR016024,IPR016342,IPR026739,IPR011989, IPR002553;~PFAM:PF01602,PF12717;~go_component: GO:0030117 - membrane coat [Evidence IEA];~go_function: GO:0030276 - clathrin binding [Evidence IEA];~go_process: GO:0006886 - intracellular protein transport [Evidence IEA];~go_process: GO:0015031 - protein transport [Evidence IEA];~go_process: GO:0016192 - vesicle-mediated transport [Evidence IEA]) → MAMNRIRGAFAVPRKGETFELRAGLVSQYAYERKEAIQKTIMAMTLGKDVSALFPDVLKNIATNDLEQKKLVYLYLMNYAKSHPDLCILAVNTFVQDSEDPNPLIRALAIRTMGCIRVDKMVDYMEEPLRKTLRDESPYVRKTAAICVAKLFDLNPAMCLENGFLEMLQEMIGDPNPMVVANSVTALSEIYHSAPETKALQVTSNTLRKLLMALNECTEWGRVTILTTLSEYKAAEVTESEHICERVAPQFQHANPSVVLAAVKAVFLHMRNVNTELSKNYLKKMAPPLVTLVSSAPEVQYVALRNIDLLLQKQPDILQKELRVFFCKYNDPPYVKFQKLEIMVRIANDRNVDQLLAELREYALEVDMDFVRRAVKAIGQVAIKIESASEKCVNTLLDLINTKVNYVVQEAIVVIKDIFRKYPGYEGIIPTLCKCIDELDEPNARAALIWIVGEYAEKISNAGDILGGFVDGFNEEFSQTQLQILTSVVKLFLKRPDKAQGLVQRVLQAATAENDNPDVRDRAYVYWRLLSNTTNPGAPKNIVLSEKPPILTTVQSLPPTLLEQLLNELSTLASVYHKPPEQFVGQGRFGADAVQRAAIEEQIQNARENPLAAAAAAAAVTGTTPPPQAQGNVENLLDIDFDGGAPASAQKEPENGLSGLEGLSGTPVRAQSPATPAAAPSNNLDDLLGVFGDGGAPAPSTTAGPSTAAPSGGAGADLLNGLDGLDLGGNSTTSPPPAISGGQQKKTNEDILSLF, encoded by the exons ATGGCGATGAACAGGATCCGGGGGGCATTTGCCGTGCCCCGGAAAGGAGAGACGTTTGAATTGCGAGCTGGTCTTGT ATCCCAGTATGCGTATGAACG GAAGGAAGCGATTCAGAAGACCATCATGGCCATGACGCTCGGGAAAGACGTTTCGGCCCTTTTCCCTGATGTCCTGAAGAATATTGCCACCAATGATCTTGAGCAGAAGAAACTTGTTTATTTGTACCTTAT GAACTATGCCAAATCTCATCCGGACCTCTGTATTCTCGCCGTTAATACCTTCGTCCAAGACTCCGAAGACCCCAACCCACTTATCAGAGCCTTAGCGATTCGGACAATGGGATGCATTAGGGTGGACAAGATGGTCGACTACATGGAGGAACCGCTACGGAAGACGCTCCGAGACGAATCGCCGTACGTGCGCAAGACCGCAGCCATTTGCGTGGCAAAGCTCTTCGATCTCAATCCCGCGATGTGCTTGGAGAATGGCTTCCTCGAGATGCTACAAGAAATGATCGGTGACCCTAACCCGATGGTGGTCGCAAACTCGGTTACGGCGCTCTCGGAGATTTACCACTCTGCACCGGAAACTAAGGCCCTCCAAGTGACCTCGAATACGTTACGGAAACTGCTTATGGCGCTCAACGAGTGTACTGAATGGGGACGTGTCACGATTCTCACGACTTTGTCCGAATACAAAGCCGCTGAGGTGACGGAGTCGGAGCATATTTGTGAACGTGTTGCACCACAGTTCCAACACGCTAACCCAAGTGTGGTGTTGGCTGCCGTCAAGGCGGTGTTCTTGCACATGAGGAATGTTAACACTGAGCTGTCTAAGAACTATctgaagaaaatggcgcCTCCGTTGG TGACACTGGTGTCATCCGCACCCGAGGTGCAGTATGTAGCCTTGAGAAACATTGACCTCCTGCTTCAGAAACAGCCCGACATCCTTCAAAAGGAACTTCGTGTTTTCTTCTGCAAATACAACGACCCTCCATACGTCAAGTTCCAGAAGCTTGAGATTATGGTTCGCATAGCCAATGACCGCAATGTTGATCAGCTTCTAGCGGAACTCAGGGAGTATGCACTGGAAGTCGATATGGATTTCGTCCGGCGTGCCGTTAAGGCCATTGGTCAGGTTGCTATCAAGATTGAAAGCGCCAGCGAGAAATGCGTCAACACACTTTTGGATCTTATCAATACCAAGGTGAACTATGTTGTGCAGGAGGCTATTGTGGTTATAAAGGACATTTTCCGGAAATACCCTGGATACGAAGGCATCATTCCTACTCTCTGCAAATGCATTGACGAATTGGATGAACCAAATGCTCGAGCTGCGCTCATCTGGATTGTTGGTGAATACGCGGAGAAGATTAGCAACGCGGGTGATATCCTGGGCGGGTTTGTGGACGGGTTCAACGAAGAATTCTCACAG ACCCAATTGCAAATTTTGACCTCGGTCGTCAAGCTCTTCCTGAAGCGGCCCGACAAGGCCCAAGGACTTGTGCAGCGGGTTCTCCAAGCCGCTACGGCAGAAAACGACAACCCCGATGTTCGCGATCGTGCGTATGTGTACTGGCGTCTTCTGTCCAACACTACCAACCCCGGCGCCCCCAAGAACATTGTCCTTTCTGAGAAACCTCCAATCTTGACTACCGTTCAGTCGCTACCTCCCACCCTTCTTGAACAACTCCTCAACGAACTTTCCACGCTGGCTTCTGTCTACCACAAGCCGCCAGAGCAATTCGTTGGCCAGGGTAGATTCGGTGCTGATGCCGTCCAGCGGGCTGCCATTGA GGAACAAATCCAGAATGCACGCGAGAATCCcttggcagcagcagcggctgCCGCTGCGGTCACAGGTACTACGCCCCCGCCCCAAGCACAAGGCAACGTCGAAAACCTGCTGGATATCGACTTCGATGGTGGGGCGCCCGCATCTGCACAGAAAGAACCAGAGAATGGCTTGTCTGGCCTTGAGGGGTTATCTGGTACGCCCGTACGGGCCCAGTCGCCAGCAACACCTGCTGCGGCTCCCAGCAACAACCTGGATGACCTCCTTGGAGTGTTCGGAGATGGTGGAGCTCCTGCACCATCGACAACCGCGGGCCCATCAACTGCGGCGCCTAGTGGAGGTGCCGGTGCGGACTTGTTGAACGGACTCGATGGACTCGATCTTGGCGGGAACTCTACGACTTCGCCACCGCCGGCGATATCAGGGGGGCAGCAGAAGAAGACCAACGAGGATATCTTGTCGCTTTTCTAG